In the genome of Notamacropus eugenii isolate mMacEug1 chromosome 5, mMacEug1.pri_v2, whole genome shotgun sequence, one region contains:
- the SCN2B gene encoding sodium channel regulatory subunit beta-2, whose protein sequence is MHRDAWLPRPSFYFTGLSLFFSLVPSASSMEVTVPMTLNVLNGTTVRLACTFNSCYTVNNKQFSLNWTYQECKNCTEEMFLQFRMKIINLKPNRFGDRVEFTGNPSKYDVSVTLNNVQLEDEGTYNCYVMNPPDRNRGLGKIYLQVLTQVPPERDSTVAVIVGASVGGFLAVIILVVMVVKCVRRKQEQKLSADDLKTEEECKTDGEGNPEDGTK, encoded by the exons ATGCACAGAGACGCCTGGCTACCTCGCCCATCCTTCTATTTCACTGGGCTcagtctgtttttctctctgg TGCCATCAGCATCGAGCATGGAGGTCACAGTTCCCATGACCCTCAATGTCCTCAATGGCACTACTGTGCGCCTGGCCTGCACCTTTAACTCTTGCTACACAGTGAACAATAAACAGTTCTCCCTGAATTGGACATACCAAGAATGCAAGAATTGTACTGAGGAGATG TTTCTCCAATTCCGGATGAAGATCATTAACCTGAAACCAAACCGTTTTGGGGATCGGGTGGAATTCACAGGGAACCCCAGCAAGTATGATGTGTCTGTGACTCTGAATAATGTGCAACTGGAGGATGAAGGAACCTACAACTGCTATGTCATGAACCCACCTGACCGCAACCGTGGTCTAGGCAAAATCTACCTACAGGTCCTAACCCAAG TGCCCCCTGAACGTGACTCAACGGTGGCTGTGATCGTGGGTGCCTCAGTGGGTGGTTTCTTGGCTGTCATCATCCTGGTAGTGATGGTGGTCAAGTGTGTGAGGAGGAAACAAGAGCAGAAGCTGAGTGCGGATGACCTGAAGACAGAAGAGGAGTGTAAGACAGATGGGGAGGGCAATCCAGAAGATGGCACCAAGTAA